In the Nerophis ophidion isolate RoL-2023_Sa linkage group LG19, RoL_Noph_v1.0, whole genome shotgun sequence genome, one interval contains:
- the kctd12.1 gene encoding BTB/POZ domain-containing protein KCTD12.1: protein MALAEVSKRDDSHFPDIVELNVGGQVYVTRLQTLIAVPDSLLWNMFNRRTPKELARDTKGRFFLDRDGFLFRYVLDYLRDLNLVLPDYFPERSRLRREADFFQLRELAKRLNPHVSEDNSVGEEVSQSEAEDGALQGGPPCAAEVALRAGAAAVRSPSLDSRKSGYITIGYRGSYTIGRDIQTDAKFRRVARITVCGKTSLAKEVFGDTLNESRDPDRPPERYTSRYYLKYNFLEQAFDKLTEVGFHMVACSSTGTCAYTSNDPGEDKIWTSYTEYVFCREQ from the coding sequence ATGGCGCTGGCCGAGGTGTCCAAACGCGACGACTCCCACTTCCCGGACATCGTCGAGCTTAACGTCGGGGGTCAAGTGTACGTCACCAGGCTCCAAACTCTCATCGCCGTGCCGGACTCGCTCCTGTGGAACATGTTTAATCGCAGGACCCCCAAGGAGCTGGCGAGGGACACCAAGGGCCGCTTCTTCCTGGACCGAGACGGCTTCTTGTTCCGCTACGTCCTCGACTACCTCCGCGACCTCAACTTGGTGCTGCCGGACTACTTCCCGGAGCGGAGTCGGCTGCGGAGAGAGGCGGACTTCTTCCAGCTGCGGGAGCTGGCCAAGCGGCTCAACCCGCATGTGAGCGAGGACAACTCCGTCGGCGAGGAGGTCAGCCAAAGCGAGGCCGAGGACGGCGCGCTCCAGGGCGGACCGCCGTGCGCCGCGGAGGTGGCTTTACGCGCGGGCGCGGCGGCCGTGCGCTCGCCGTCTCTGGACTCCAGGAAGTCGGGGTACATCACCATAGGCTACCGGGGCTCCTACACCATCGGCCGGGACATCCAGACCGACGCCAAATTCCGGCGGGTGGCGCGCATCACCGTGTGCGGGAAGACCTCCCTGGCCAAGGAGGTGTTCGGGGACACGCTGAACGAGAGCAGGGACCCGGACCGTCCGCCGGAGAGATACACGTCCCGCTACTACCTCAAGTACAACTTCCTGGAGCAGGCCTTCGACAAGCTCACCGAGGTGGGCTTCCACATGGTGGCCTGCAGCTCCACGGGCACCTGCGCGTACACCAGCAACGACCCCGGCGAGGACAAAATATGGACGAGTTACACCGAATATGTCTTCTGTCGAGAACAGTAG